One Neoarius graeffei isolate fNeoGra1 chromosome 9, fNeoGra1.pri, whole genome shotgun sequence genomic window, GCAACAAACTGTTCCAAGCTGTTTCTCTTTCCGAGTAAGCTTCTTGGGGAATTCAGagcctgaataaataaattaaatttgctAATTCACCCATTTTCTCAAAGAATATAGGGACATTTCAAAATACAATGTCCTCATCACAAAAGCAAAGTTTGAGGGGAATAATAGCCATCTTCTATACTTTTGAGGAATATGCAGTTAGAAAATAATACTTACTAGGACTTTCTATCACAAATATCCTATAGACTCAGGAGTTTTATCCATTAGCACAAAATCATTATTAGAGAGATTATTATCTGAGGATTTTTGCTATTCTTTAAAAATATGGTTTCTTTCTTTAGTATATAGTATATTTTAGTTCATATAAAGTTATTGTAGTAAAATAACAAGAAAAAAGGGTTATGTTTTCTCTTGCTGTTAGTGTTAAAATTTCATTAAAACCTATTCTGCAATTTCAGAATAAAGTTCAGATTAAAGAATAAAACTTGTGACTTTGTCAAGATGTCCATGTTTActgtcatttcactcaaattaaaaaaaagtgttgctgagTACCGTTTAATTTTGCCAGTACTTTTCACTTTGTCTTATTTTTTAATACTACTTTCGCTAATACTATCACTTAACCTATATCCACTGATGGAGGAAAAAGTTGGTGATGAGTGATCACTTTCAAAGGCAGTGTTTGCTTGACAGACTGGGATATGCTGTAGTTTATTTGGGTCTGGTACCTGTGGGTCTGCCACCTTGTGGCTTACATAGTTTCTTACATCCCATGATGCTACACAAAGCATCCCACCTCCACAAATACTGAAAATAGCTGATGAGAAGGAGATGTACACAGCCAGGCCAAGCTCATATTTCATCCCAGCAGTAGAAAAGGGATCGtatgcatctctgatgatatcaCAGGTTGTCCAGGATGTAGTGATAAGGCAGAAAAGGCCAGCCAGGATAAAGCATGAACCTCCACTCACAGCTATGGATCCCTTGGCATGGGATTGGTTGGCACATCGGGTACATTTCATGCCCACAGCTGAAACTATGGCAGCCAAAATTGAGGTGGTGCAGGAGAGCACCATTAAAATCCGGGCAGCTAGTAGATCTTTGGGCAGAGAAAGCATTGATCGGTGGAACTCACATTGATAAATGCCAGCTGTGTGGCTAGCACATTCCATCCATAGACCTTTCATATAGTATGAAGCAGTCATAAAATTGGTGCTAAAATAAGCTGTTTGGCGCCAGTGAGGAAGCACTGTTGATGTCAGAGTGCCGAAAAGGCCCAGGAGACCCAGGAAGAAACCTAGGAGCTGTTGTGCCATCATTCCCATCACTGCTGTGTAACGTTTAAATACATTAATTGAGAAAACCTCCTTAATAATGTCAAAAATGTCCTTCAAAGTTCAATTTGCAAATGAATCTGTGGTCAGTCAGTCTTGGGCATTACTGACTGCATGTCTGTGCGACTCAAGCCTCAGGTGTTTATGTCCTCTTGTGAGTAGGAACAGTTACTGTAAGCACAAATCCTGTAAGGCAGAGAAAACAATTATTAAATATACAGAAGGGTGTTAATTTAATTcttcaatgctcatctcattatctctagccgctttatccttccacagggtcgcaggcaagctggagcctatcccagctgactacgggcaaaaggcggggtacaccctggacaagtcgccaggtcatcacagggttgacacatagacacagacaaccattcacacctacggtcaatttagagtcaccagttagcctaacctgcatgtctttggactttgggggaaaccggagcacccggaggaaacccacgcagacaacatgcaaactccacacagaaaggccctcatcggccacagggctcgaacccggaccttcttgctgtgaggcgacagcactaaccactacaccaccataccacccttcTTCGATGCTCTCAAATGAAATTTACATCAAAATAATATACGAAAATGAGATTTGCAGTTCCTGAAGGAAATACTAatgcttgcaaaaaaaaaaaaaaaccttcattcaaaatacaaccccgattccaaaaaagttgggacaaagtacaaattgtaaataaaaatggaatgcaataatttacaaatctcaaaaactgatatggtattcacaatagaacatagacaacatatcaaatgtagaaagtgagacattttgaaatttcatgccaaatattggctcatttaaatttcatgacagcaacacatctcaaaaaagttgggacaagggcaataagaggctggaaaagttaaaggtacaaaaaaaggaacagctggaggaccaaattgcaactcattaggtcaattggcaataggtcattaacatgactgggtataaaaagagcatcttggagtggcagcggctctcagaagtaaagatgggaagaggatcaccaatccccctaattctgcgccgacaaaaatagtggagcaatatcagaaaggagttcgacagtgtaaaattgcaaagagtttgaacatatcatcatctacagtgcataatatcatcaaaagattcagagaatctggaagaatctctgtgcataagggtcaaggccggaaaaccatactgggtgcccatgatcttcgggcccttagacggcactgcatcacatacaggcatgcttctgtattggaaatcacaaaatgggctcaggaatatttccagagaacattatctgtgaacacaattcaccgtgccatccgccgttgccagctaaaactctatagttcaaagaagaagccgtatctaaacatgatccagaagtgcagacgtcttctctgggccaaggctcatttaaaatggactgtggcaaagtggaaaactgttctgtggtcagacgaatcaaaatttgaagttctttatggaaatcagggacgccatgtcattcggactaaagaggagaaggacgacccaagttgttatcagcgctcagttcagaagcctgcatctctgatggtatggggttgcattagtgcgtgtggtatgggcagcttacacatctggaaagacaccatcaatgctgaaaggtatatccaggttctagagcaacatatgctcccatccagacaacatctctttcagggaagaccttgcattttccaacatgacactgccaaaccacatactgcatcaattatagcatcatggctgcatagaagaagggtccgggtactgaactggccagcctgcagtccagatctttcacccatagaaaacatttggtgcatcataaaacggaagatacgacaaaaaagacctaagacagttgagcaactagaatcctacattagacaagaatggattaacattcctatccctaaacttgagcaacttgtctcctcagtccccagacgtttacagattgttgtaaagagaaaaggggatgtctcacagtggtaaacatggccttgtcccaacttttttgagatgtgttgttgtcatgaaatttaaaatcacctaatttttctctttaaatgatacattttctcagtttaaacatttgatatgtaatctatgttctattctgaataaaatatggaattttgaaacttccacatcattgcattccgtttttatttacaatttgtactttgtcccaacttttttggaatcggggttgtaaatacaaAGTAAAACATTAGAAAGTTTAAAATAATTAATGCAGgcacatgcagagagagagagagagagagagagagagagattttacttACACAAAGTACTTTGCTTGATGTAGTATAAAATGAGAagtttagatagatagatggattatttgtttgtttgtttgtttgtttgtttgtttgtttgtttgtttgatagcCTAGGCCTATAAAAACAACCAAGTAACTTAACATAAGTAACATAAGATTTAAAAAGGTATGCAAATAGGCTAATGCAttaatatattaaacaaaacacagtaggaaaggaaaggaaggaaggagggaaggaAGCAACTGAGAAATGAATGAATAACAAAAGGGGGTGCTTTGTTTCAGCAGTTGAATCTATAtacagtatgtagtttggcagTTCTAAAAGTTGAAGGAGTAGTAAAATCAGTGGAttgctatggatggatggaggtatgAATGAAAGAATAGAATGGTGAGATACACAAGTGTCATTAGTATGAAAAGTAGGTGCtgtatgtggcaacgggggcgtggtcaagcgccggtttgtgacaggagggcggagccagggaaggtaagtggcagaatcactacacctgacggtaacctgtgtttgtgtgtcttcccagtaaccgtgccctatttaaggaggcagagggagagcagaggagagctcttcccgggacaagaacacagcatttgtgtgtgtttatgagaatAAAGCCTTtgctatactgaaaagtctggcaataaaagcctatttcgtacctgaagctttgtcctgccgtcctctgtgctccacccacacctcagagaggcccaagaccaaaaagggggtgagacagttcctggggctggctggctactatcgtaggtttatacctaattattcggacgtcaccagcccgctgactgacctcactaaaaagggggtgccagatccggtccagtggacggagcagtgccagcgggctttctctgaggtaaaggctgcactgtgtggggggccactattacactcccctgacttctctctcccttttgtgttgcagaccgacgcgtcagacagagggctgggggcggtgttgtcccaggaggtggagggggaggaccgccccatcctgtacattagcaggaagctgtcagtgcgtgaggggcgctacagcactattgagaaagaatgcctggcgatcaagtgggcggtcctcgccctccgttactacctgctggggtactacctgctggggacccgttggtatctggcactccaacccttcaatttcaaggtggtccacaggccgggggcgcagatggtcatggcggacttcctctcctgtcaaggggggggagtcggctgcgggccggacgggcgcccggcctgagtcgggcggtgggggtatgtggcagcgggggcgtggtcaagcgctggtttgtgacaggagggcggagccagggaaggtaagtggcagaatcactacacctgacggtaattaacctgtgtttgtgtgtcttcccagtaaccgtgccctatttaaggaggcagagggagagcagaggagagctcttcccgggacaagaacacagcatttgtgtgtgtttatgagaatAAAGCCTTtgctatactgaaaagtctggcaataaaagcctatttcgtacctgaagctttgtcctgccgtcctctgtgctccacccacacctcagagagcttacACTGTACTTTTGCAGTTGAATACATAtactgtgccaaattttgtgactgCCATGAAAAACTCACTTATTTAGTGCTTGTTCACATAAATTTGGATATCTGtagtgcctaccaacccacaaactctgaaataagacaatccAATTGGTTTCTTTTggcctgcctatttcagaaaagacTTTTTATACaacccccaaatcagaaaaagttggggcggtatggaaaatgcaaatttaaaaaaaaaagaagaagaaagcaatgatttctacatttactttgacttgtatttcattgcagacagaatgaacacaagatatttcatgttttgtctggtcaacttcatttcatttgttaatatacatccatttttgcatttcagtcctgcaacacattccaaaaaaggtgggatggGCAAATTAGGGATAGTAAtgtggtaaaacaattaaataatgatgtgattcgaaacaggtgatgtcaacaggtgattgtaatcatgatttggtacaaaatcaatgTCTAGGAAAGGGctcgtctttgaggagcaaagatgggccaaggatctccagtgtaTCAACAAATGTGaggaaattattgaaatgttttaaaaacaatattcctcaaagaaagataggaagggaattGGATATTTTACCCTCCATGgttcataatatcattaaatgagtcaaggaatctggaggaattttggtctgtaaagggcaagggctcaagcctaagctgagcacccatgatctctgatccctcagatggcactgcataaaagaaccatcattcatctatagctgatagaactacatgggcttgggattactttggcaaacctttttcaagctacaatatggagttacagttacaaatgccagttaaaactttactgtgcaaaaaggaagccttatgttaactgtgtccagaagcgctgtcgacttctctgggctcagaggcatctgggatggaccaccacacagtggaaatgtgtattatggtcagatgaatcagtattccaggtcttttttgtaagaaatggacactgtgtgcaccagaccaaagacgaaaaggaccaaccAGATGTGCGTTTCTCAAAAGCATAATTGCTAACTACAGTGCAGTTGTAATACATGGGTTTCCCCAAAACCATAGTTTGAACTATCAAAGTAACTGCGTTGGGAACTTACATAGTACAAACCATCATTAAGCAATACATGTGCTTCCCAAAACCATAGTTTGAACCAATGTTCACAAACACTATTGTTAAAGTGTGTTGTTCAGATGACAGCTCTTGGGCTGTGGTTAGAAACTCAGGGTGTGTCCCCTTAAAAGATGTACTGTAGGAGTAGTAAAATCAATAGGAGGATGGAATGATGGAgtgataaaaaagaaagaaagaggagcagAGAAAAAGTTATGCTGCATTTATGTAAGGTATGACAACTTTGTGACATTCATCTGAACACAGGACAGTTTtcgactttgcctcagtccatcgtaaatgagCTTGGGCACAAAAGGTGGCAGTTCTTTGCATGGTagaattttaacttgcatttgtggatgcagtgacaaACTATGCTCATAAATGATGGGTTTTGGAAGTGTTACTGAgctcatgcagtgatttccatgacagaatcgtgtctgtttttaatgcagtgtctgagGGCCTGAAGAGCACAGGCATCCAATATTGGTTTTTGGCTTTGCCCCTTGTGGGACctgaatacagtggatataaaaagtgtacacaccccgttaaaatgatagatttttctgatattaaaaaaaaagagaccacgataaataatttcaaaacttttcccatctttaatgtgacctataacctgtacaattcaattgaaaaacaaacaaatctgttaggggggaaaacataaaaaacaaaaaccgcacaataagctggttgcataagtgtgcacacccttaaactaatactttgttgaagcaccttttgatttaattacagcattcagtctttttgggtaaacacctggccatcaattaaaatgactctgattaaccccaaataaagttcagctgtcctagtaggattttcttgacatttactcagttgcatcctccagcagaaGCCATGGTTCgcaaagagcttacaaagcatcaaagggatcttgttgaaaggtatcagtcaggagaagggtacaaaaaaaattccatggcattagatataccatggagcacagtgaagacagtcatcaagaagtggagaaaatatgggacaacagtgacattactgagaactggacgtccctccaaaattgatgaaaagacaagacgaaaactggtcagggaggctgccaagaggcctacagcaacactgaaggagctgcaggaatttctggcaagtactagttgtgtactacatgtgacaacaatctcccgtattctccatatgtctggactatggggtagggtcacaagatggaagccttttcttacaaagaaaaatatccaggcccagctaaattttgcaaaaaaaaaaattataatgataataaaaaatacatcaactctcccacaagcatgtgggaaaatgtgttatggtctgatgaaaccaaggttgaactttttggccacaattccaaaaagtaTGTTTGGCcatacatcaccaaaagaacaccatacccacggtgaagcatggtcgtggcagcatcatgttttggagttgtttttcttcagctggaacaggggctttagtcaaagtggagggaattatgaacaattctaaataccagtcaattttggcccaaaactttcaggtgtctgctagaaagctgaagaggaatgTCATTTTTCAGTGCAACAATGACCACAAGCAtgcatcaaaatcaacaaaagaatggcttcaccaggagaaaattaaagttttggaatggcccagccagagcccagacctaaatccaattgaaaatctgtggggtgacctgaagagggctgtgcacaagagatgccctcacaatctgacagatctggagtgcttttgcaaggaagagtgggcaaatattgccaagtctagatgtggcaggctgatagactcctactcAAAAAGATTGAATGctgaaattaaatcaaaaggtgcttcaacaaagtattagttaagggtgtgcacacttatgcaaccagcttattgtaccttttttattttttatgtttttcccactaacagatttgtttgtttttcaattgaattgtgcaggttataggtcacatttaaggtgggaaaagttttgaaattatttattgtggtctcattttttttacatcagaaaaacctatcattttaatggggtgtgtacactttttatatccactgtaggtcAAAACTGACTGATGCTCCTGCTCCAAGCTTGGAGATTGCAAGGAGACCTAAGACCAAAGCTAGACCATGGCTCCAGCTGATCCTGTCCCACAACCAATTATCTTCTTGTTTTCTTGTTTCACAAAAACTACAATAGGCTTTTAGATGGAGATACAGAAGAGCCGAAGCATGCCATTGTTTCTCTATGTGAAACATGATTATGCTACATTTTTTTAGATTCACTTTCAGTGCAGCTTACTTTCTCAAATTGGTGTCATGTGAGAGGAAGTGAGATAATTAATGGGATAGAAAATGGTAGGATTGTAAATGTGATACAAATTCAATTCATAAGGCAATGATATGATAGTTGACGATACAACTGAATCTGCTCCAATACGATTATACGATTCACTTAAGTAGCATCTGATAGATTATTTTAATATCAGTGTTATGGGCAAATCATCTTCCAAGCCTATTTACAAACTTGTTCATGAGTTTAATCATATGATTTCTTTTACATACCAGTTGTGtattctttttaaaaataatcgaaTTACTGTAAAATCAATTataaatgataataataaatgaatgatTGTTGCGTCAATTCATTTCAGTTTTTGACTTTAAACTGATGTGTTGGTCCACATCATCCAATCGTTATACTCCAAGAAAATGGCAATGACTATACTAGGCTAAAACATATGTTAAAATCAATAGGATCAATAAATCATATTTGAGGCATGTGAACTTCCTAATTCAGTACACAGGAAAAACACCAGCCTACTTAATAACCTGCTTAAATAACAGTACTATAAACCTCATTTTAGCTCACAAAACAATCTACACCTGAATGAATCTCTGAACATGTACAGCCTCTTTATCATTCATGTCAACACACCAACACAATACACAATAGTCCAAAAGTCTACCATAAATAAACTCATGAGTGGGCTATTCATGCGCCATCGTGGGCAATTTCCTAGTTTGCCCCTATGGGCTAAGACTGGATAATAGGAAGCTAATTGGATAAACCAAAGGGCTTAATACCAAGATAAACAAGACATTAGAGAGCCAGAGTCATTTTTCTGTATGTCAAGACTCTCTGAAACCCCAATGTAAATGTGAAAAGCTCTGTACAATCCTCACAGTGAAAAACAGAATACAAACAACCCATTGTGTCCAACTGGGACATACCAAAGcaaaactggaggctttttgcaggACATAGAGAATATGCAGATTATAAATAGCTTGATTTTCTTTAACGCACTGCATACTGAAGCTATTCTCTAGAAGATTTCACATTAACTAATTCACCTAAACCAAAAAATATGTCAAATTATGATAAAATATAGGTGGATACATCATCAATGTCATGATGTGAAATGTGCTCTTTGTTATAACAGCCCAGTCCAACAGTGCAGTAAAAAGCAAACCACATAATAAGATATAATGTACACAATAAATACTATTAAAAAACATTTCCCTGCAATGATGAACATAATAATATAGGTAATACACCTACAAAAATATGTACAACATATAATAAGATTATATAACTCTGAAATAGCTCTGATAATAACTAACACTAAACAGTGAAGTATCTTACCAGTAACGGCGCAGCCTCTGGGAACAGATATacagtgtgtccacctctcactgaatgcactctgtAACATTATCAGCTACTTTCTGTACCATTGTGCTTTTCTCTTTAGATAAATAAATTATTGTGCTTTTGTTCGTTTCCTTCATTCCACAGCTAGGCGGAAGAGCCACGCCAACGTTGCCATCTGAAAGAAAGGCTCTGCCTGGACTATCAATGCCCATTTATTTTCATTGCTGCCCACTGAACAATGCTGTACAGGGCTATACCTTTCACTGTTGTGACTGATATGCTTTGGATTTTAATAAAACCTCAGTCCTTTATAAGAAGACACCTACTCAATGCTCCCAGCATGAATAGCATATTCTGTTTAGATTACAAtatcccatttaaaaaaaataaactatGTGTATGACATGGCCCAGTTCT contains:
- the LOC132892114 gene encoding claudin-14-like; the encoded protein is MGMMAQQLLGFFLGLLGLFGTLTSTVLPHWRQTAYFSTNFMTASYYMKGLWMECASHTAGIYQCEFHRSMLSLPKDLLAARILMVLSCTTSILAAIVSAVGMKCTRCANQSHAKGSIAVSGGSCFILAGLFCLITTSWTTCDIIRDAYDPFSTAGMKYELGLAVYISFSSAIFSICGGGMLCVASWDVRNYVSHKVADPQVPDPNKLQHIPVCQANTAFESDHSSPTFSSISGYRLSDSISESSIKK